In the Bdellovibrionales bacterium CG10_big_fil_rev_8_21_14_0_10_45_34 genome, TTGATAGGTGATGCCGAATATCCGGCCGTCTTTATCGGTCAAATAGATTCTCAGCTCTCTGACAAGCCAATCTGCGAGAGGAATTTCCCGATCCTTTCCACCTTTTACGGATCTAATAAATACAGATCCTTCATTGGTATCAAAGTCTTGCTTTTCAAGGTTGAGAATCTCAGTTGCCCTTGCACCAGTTAAAGCGGCGAGAGCAATGAGCAAGCAGTCTCGGCGACATGTAGGCATGAATCTCTTAAGAATCGACATGAGGTGTTGGTATTCAACATCACTAAGATATTTCTCTTTTGTGAGCTGATAGGTTGCTGAACTCGATCTTTCTGTCACGAGTTAAGCGTCTCTTTATTTTAGTCCAGGTTCAAGAGATTTGGGCTAGCGACATTGTGACGGAAACGGCGCTCCCGCTTCGCAGGCGGCACTTCCTTGAGGACATTGTGAGGGTTTCGGGCAGCCAGGTGGTTTTGCAGGAGAAGCACCCGACGGACAACGAACCTCCGCGCTACAATCTGATTTAACCTCCCTTTCGCCTTTTACCGGAGTCGGACTGGGATAACAGCTCACCGTAGTTTCACGGCAACACGGAACAGAGGCGCCACACTGGGCAATTTTTCTAGGTATTCCTTCTGGTGAGGGAATCACCTGACAGGTCCAGCTTTTACAAAACGTTGCGGATACGGCGGTTATAACCGTCTCGCGAATGCCTGGAATCCAGCACGTAATCTCTTTTACACTTGGCGGACAGCTGATTCCGGTAGGCGGGGGGTTAGGACTATTTAAAGTAAAACATTCGGTATTTGTGCCTTCTAATCGAGGACACTTCGTATCTTTATAGAGAGTTTGTCCGAAAGATAGAGGCGCAAAAAATAAAGTAAAAACAAGATACTTCATGGATCTACCTCGCCAATCAAACGGAAATCCTTCGGAAAGATGTCCGGTATGCGAGAGAGATTTCCGCCAAGCGTAGAAACGCTTAATTCATGCGCCCAAAACTGTTCGGGACTTTCGCTATTCTCTGGCGAACTTCGATAAACAACAAGGAGTCGGTTTTCGTCGGCACGTTTTCCAAAAATGTTGGGTTTCCCAGACTTTAGTGGCATTCGCTGTAGGTCGAGTTGCCAAGCTTCTTGGTTTTGAGGGCAATCGTCGGCGCTTTCAATACGGCTCTCTGAGTACAAAATTCTGTCATAATCGGCGCTTTCAGGAAAATCGACGGGAGTACCTTCAGCTATCTCCTGTTGATTCGTTCTGCCATCGCCATCGAGATCGAAATTCTTGTCATTCAGATTGGCCTGCGTATTTCGAATCACTTCGACGTAGTCAACAATGGAGTCTCCATCATGATCAACAGAGGTCTCGCCTGGCGCCAAGCCCAATGCTCTCTGATCGCAAGACGTCAGTTTGAACGGTGTCGCTTGCTTGGCCTCTTCTAAACACTGAGCTTTATCAAGTCCGCTTAAGCAAATTGATGGCCCGCCGAGGTCATTGCAAATTTTATCGAGAATTCCATGGGTTCGAGGATTTTCAGGAAGATATCCCAATGCATCTTCATCTGAATCGGCAAGCCCATCTGAGTCCGAGTCGGGTACTTGACCACCTTTGGTCGGTATAAGATTTAGATTCAAAACAAGGAGATTCTGTTTTCTGTAGCGCACAAGAGACGGAGCCGAGGCATACTCACAAAGTTTAACTTCGTTCAGCTTCTGCGCGAAGAGTGGCGCTTCGACTCCTCCGGCTTGAGAGATGTCCTCTAAAATCCTTGCAGCATCTTCATTTTGCTCTCTAGTATTGCCGTAAAAAATCGGCTGAATTTTTAATGTAGCCTGTGAAAGTTCAGCTTCTGCGCGAGTTTTTTCTATTTGATTTGTGTAGCACGAACTATCCTTAGGGTCGATAGGTGTGCCAAAGGGGCCGCCCGTGCAATCTGTTCGAGTCGGCTCGCCATCTGTGACAAAGAAAACCTGGTAATTACGGTTAGTTCCGACATTATTTCGAAGGTCTGCTTTAATAACGCGATCAATACAGCTGAGCGCCCTAGAGTAATTTGTTTCTCGCATATCGAACTGCTGGTAAGGATTGTCCTTATAACTCTGAAGATTTGCCTCCTGAGCGGAGCGAAGTACCTTAGCCGCCGTTAGCGCATCTTTTGCATTGTCGATAAATGTTTCGGAGCACGACTCAACCCCGGCGCTTGAGAAAGTAAAATTTGAAAAACCAACAATGGCATAGCGATTTCGGGTTTGCTGAGAACCGCAAGATTGGATAAATTCTTCGATCGCTTGAAAGCGCTGGCCCTCATTATCAGTACCCGTTGAAGGGTCAAAAGAGTTTTGCCCGGTCTGCCCATCGACTTTAATGCTTCCAATATTAGACATACTCATGTCGACAACAAAAATAAGATTTAAAGGTGACCCCGCAGCCACACCTGGCTGAGAGCAGTAAGTTGCTTTAGAAGTTGTTGCCGCACTTACTGGCGCGGCTGTTTCAAGCCTGGCTCGACTACAACCAACGAGCGCCAAACCAATTAGGCAGCCTGCAAATAGTCGACCGCTTGAAGCAACGTAATGCGTGAAAATACTTTTTGAACCTATGAGAGCCGGATGTTTTCTCATTTGAAACCCCGCTTGAAGGCATCGACGCTTTCAATGGGATCTCTAACAGGAATGTATCTTAGCTTGGATATATCGATCTTGAGATTCTGAAACTGGTCATTTGTAGGAGTTGGAATTGTGTGGAGCGACCAGAGCATCCGGTTGTTACTAGTGGCTTCAGAAATTCGGGCCAGAATAAGTAGTCGGTTGCCTCCGTCGAGCGTGACACCAAGAAGCTGATCACCACGAGCAATTAGATCCTCGGCTCCTTTTCTAGAACTTCTGAAAAGTTTTGGTGTCTTAGGCGCGACAGTAAAAAGTAAGTCTTTAACCGGAGCACTATCGAGAGTCACATCATAGCCTTCAACCTGAACCTGTGTGCCATCATCTCGAGTTTCATTTTTGGTGCCCAATCTTTTTCTTGATAAAACTGTCTTGTATTCTGGTTTTAAGGCACCAACGTCATGATGGGGCATAAGGTTTTGAGCAAAATTTCTTAAGTTAGACAAGCCATCACTGTTGCTATCTTCTACCGAGTCATCCTTGCGTAGAAAATGTGAATAAATAACTTCAAGACCATCTGGAATGCCGTCGTTGTCTGTGTCGAAATCAAGCGGACTAAGCCCCAAGATAATTTCTTCGCATTGGTTAAGTCCGTCACCATCGACGTCTAGTTCAGGATCACAGTCATTGGGCTGCAAAGGCCGAGCGCAAATCCCCGCATACTCTTGTTTCACGGCTATAATGTCTAAGCACTTCCCGTTTCCGCTTCTAGGATTGAGTGGATCTGTACCGAATTTCTCTTCTTGATAGTCAAAAAGTCCGTCAGCGTCGCTATCAATAGAAAGCCTTTCAAATTCATCAAGTCTTACATGAAGATTAAGCGCATACATTTCTACAAGCTTGACATTTTCAACCCCTGGCTGACTTGAAATGATGTCAAATGGCACTTTCTCACTATTGAGCACATAACTTTTAAGCTCTGGCAAACGTCCGCTAAGAGCAGTTAGATAATTCCGATCCGGCAGCAAATCCTCTTGAGGCATATTTTCTGGATGTAACTGGATTAGGTCTAGTTGAACCCGTCCTTCACCCAGGATCAAAGGCAGATTCAATAAAGTAGAAAAGCTCTGCGAGATGGCTTCAATAGTATTTTCGTCAGGCTCTCCCCAATAGTCCTTTAGTTTGTTCAAATCGGCGCTGCAAGCTTTGTTACATGCTGTTGTGTCAGTCAAGCACGTCAATGGACACTCTCGAAGTTCAAATGCCGTCTGAAAGTTTTCTTTAATGGGAGTTGGGACGCCATCTGTCAGAGCAACTACCCTGTAGGATGTTGCATGAAGTTTGCCCTGCGCTTGAATTTCTTTCATATTTTTAAGTAAAAGTTCACTGAGTAGCTGGAGTTTCCTAGCCGGTACAGAGGTACCCATATACTGATTTGCGCCCGCAGATCGAGAAGCACTCAAATCTTTTTGATGCTCGTCGCGTAGTTTAACAAGCTGGTCTCTCGCCTGCGAAAGATCGACAAAACTAACCGGGGGGTCTTGAACTTCGCGGCGAGTTTCGTATACACCGCCGGTGAAAGGCACCAAAGCTATCATAACGTCAGCATCGCGCTTAAATTGATTCTCAATTTGATTCAGCCAAGTTGAGACGGCATCTAAGCGATGTGCCATCGGGTCAACTCCTTTGTCCTGAGCGCAAGGTGCGCCAGGCACGGCGGGCATAATGCCGTCAACATCAGTTGCACAAGGCTCTGAAACCATTGAGAAAGACATATCGATAAAGAAAACAAAACGGCGCGGGCCCTCTAATGGCTCTGGAGCGGTTAAATAAAACGGACTTTCGGCAGAGACCGTTTCAACTCTTTGAAATGTCTCAGAAAGGCGAACTTTGGAACAACCAACAAAACCAACAAAGAGTGCCGGAGAAAGTGTGATCATCAATGTCTTATTGATTAGATTGAATTGTGCCATTCAAGAGTCTTTCGGAGTTACAGCAAGACAATATAAGTCTGTAGAAAGTTGTCGAAATGCTTAACTGGACTCAGCGAAGGTCGCTCAAGATATCGACAAATTATAAAACAAAAATCTCGCGAGAGAAAAATCCGACGGGAAAAGTAAACTGAATTCAGTTTTTTTGTCGCCTGAATAGCAAGGAAATTTCGTGGGGTTTAATGCACGCATAGTAATACCATGTATTTTCGATGCCTTAGATGTTTCACTTATATCTAAAAGTGAAACACGGATTCAAAAAAGGGGGGTCCCAAGGTACCTTTGCTGAATACTACGTTTGCCAGCAGAGAAGAAATAGATGCCTAAAACTATTTAATTCTATTTCACCTCGCTTAAGATAGTATTTTACATGATGTCTGTCGTATTTCACAATATTACTTTAGGTTGGCTTACGAGCTTTTCGGTTGAAAGAGCGCCGAAATGAATCGTATTTTAAGAATTGGGGGAGAAATGCAAAATAGGGTGGAATATCAGGCTGAAATCGACTGGATAAAAAAGAAACACGGAAACCTCGAAGAAATCCGAGCCAAGCTGGCAATGAGCAAGCGCCAGGTGTCACGCCTTTTATTGGTCGACCCATCTGCATGGTCGAGATGGGTAAAGGCCGGCGACAATGCTCCACCTCATGTTTACCGCATGCTAGACTGGTACCTTCGCTTAGAAGAGAAGGATCCCATGCTCACAAAGATGGAGTTTGATCTTCGTAAATACACAGAGTCTTTAAGCCAGCGGTTTTTTGATCGAAAAAAGCTGGAGTTTCAGGAAGAGCCATCGGCTAGTTTTGATGAAGTTAGTCGATTAAACCGAGAGATCGACGGACTAAAGCGTCGCACTGAGACTCTTCAAAAGCGAAGCGGCATTCTATTGATACTCATTGGAATTCAACTGGCCTTTGGGATTTATATCCTGATCAACAACTAGCTGTGTTTACAATGACATCAAAACTAAGCCACCTGCCTAAAATTGTTAGGCAGTCCCTGAAGCAAATACAATCAAGCAAATGTGGATTTAAATACCATCTTTTGACTGCTAAAATTCATTGAACGCTGAAGGTCCTATACAACATTTCGGAAACCCGAATGAATATGAGGCTAGTGGCTCTTTATGAATCCCATCACACTTAAGTCTTTTGTCCTGCTCGCGGTCTATCTATCCTTGGTGGATGCTTACAGCGGCACCGATGAAAAAAAATCTTACTCTTGCCTGGGTGAACATGCCGCGTCCGCCTCGACCTTTGATCTTAGCGAGCTTGCTGATCTCAAGGCACTCGGACGTCTTATAAAAGTATCCGCAGACTCGTTTGAGATTCAGTCAGTGGCGAAGTTTGATTTGCAGGTTTTCGCCTCGGACGATGTGTCTATTACTGCTATTGGTACCCCATCAGAGATCCTTTCTGGAAAAGCAAGAATAGAGAATGATTTGCGAGCCGACGATCTGACTCAAATTTGGATCAACTCACAAATAAACGAGTCAATTTTGAAACCACATATCTGCCTCAAAAAGCTTGCAGAGCGATGTCAGAGTTTGAAAATCAAGTGTTAATTGACAGTAGCTTTACGGATGACGAGGACGAAATCGACACCGGCTCAGTCACGCTAACCTACAGTCGACCGACGTCAGTTCATCCTGATTTTGTCAAAAAATTTGCAGCTGGGTGGCCGCAGTTTTCCTTTACGGGACGTTTGGGATTGCCTTTTGCTTCGCTTTTTTCAACTAAACACAGCAAAGACTCTCTGCCGCTGCCAAAAGACTGGAAGAAAACTGTGGAAAGACTTGCCCAACCTGGTAAAAGCCAAGTTGTTAACCTCACCATGAATTCAGAATACGAGTTTGGCTGCGAAAGTGGTCTTGTAAAAGATTCCGACGTCGAAGAGGATTCTGACGAAGAAATTGAAGACTAATCTGCCAATGCTGCACTGTTCACGGTCTTAAAGCCTGCAATCGCTTTCCAAACCGATGAAATTCTATTAGCATTCTCGGGCACTTAGACGGGAGTTAATAAAATGAATCGATTCGGCTCAGTATTCGCAACTCTTCAAAAAGTGGGACAGTCCTTAATGGTCCCAGTATCTGTACTCCCAGCGGCTGGATTGCTAGTTGCTTTAGGTCGCCTTTTAACGGATTTTGCAGAGTCATCTGGAGCCGAAGCTGGCTCCCTAATCCATGCAATCGGCCAGATTTGCTTTAGTGGCGGTTTGGCAATATTCGAACAGTTGCCAGTCGTTTTTGCCATAGGCGTAGCCATAGGATTCACCGGAGGCGCGGGCGTAGCAGGTTTAGCCTCCGTCGTCGGATATTTCACGATGGTCAATGTTCTCAAAGTCGTCGGCACTGAAAGAGGTCTTGAGCAAGCCATCAACACGGGCGTCTTCGGCGGAATCATCATTGGTCTGCTATCTGCGCGCCTCTATACTAAATACCATCAGACCCGCCTACACCCTGTATTCGGTTTTTTCGCTGGCAAAAGATTAGTGCCAATCATTACAGCAGCCCTTGCGATAGTCGTGGCGTTAGCGCTAGGATTTGTTTGGCCTCCTATTCAAGACGCCATCAATTCTTTCGGGCAATTCGTCATGGGCTCAGATTTTGGTCCAGCATTTTATGCGGCGGGCAAGAGGCTGCTAATCCCAGTTGGGCTTCATCACGTTTACTATCCCCCATTTCTCTATGAATTTGGGGAGTACATGACTCAAGCCGGTCAAATGGTGAAGGGCGAAACAGCTCGCTATTTTGCTGGCGATCCGACAGCGGGAAGATTTATGGCCAGTGAGTTTCCGATCATGCTTTTTGGTTTGCCTGCCGCGACACTCGCTATGTATTTAAGAGCCAAACCAGCACGAAAAAAAGCCGTCGCAGGCGTGATGTTTTCAGCAGCCTTAACCTCTATTATTACGGGCATTACCGAGCCTATTGAGTTCGCATTTATATTTGTTGCACCCGTTCTTTATCTATTTCACGTTGCTGCAGCATTCGCCTCAGGCTTGCTCACCGCTGCTTTTGATATTCATTTGGGTTACACCTTCTCGGCATCACTCATTGATTACGTGATAGGATTTTTTAACCAGCACAACAGTCTTTATCTATGGATAGTTGTCGGCCCGGCTATCTTTGCCCTCTACTTTGGCGTTTTCTATTGGTTGATCAAAGCGTTGGACCTTAAAACTCCCGGCAGAGAAGACGAGACTTTAACAGAAGACGTCGAAGCCATCGATACTCGAGATCGCTCAGCAAAAGCTGTAGGAGTTCTCGAGGCGCTTGGAGGGCCTTCAAACCTAAAACACATTGACGCTTGTATCACACGGCTGCGCTTACAAGTGAATAATCCTGCGAAGGTAAATAAAGAAGCACTTAAAAGCCTTGGAGCAACTGGCACAATGGATGCGGGCGGCGGAAATATTCAAGTGGTTTTTGGCGTCGAGTCGGATCATTTGAAAGATGAAATTCAGCGGATCATAAGTGATGGACCTCAATTGTCTCAGACTGTTAGCAGCGGTAGTGAGAATAAAACGCAGACTTTCTCTCGGCCCACGCCAAGTGCAAGACTTGATATAGAAACTATATTTGCACCGATGCGAGGGCGCGTGATTAGAATGTCTGATGTTCCTGACGAGACTTTCTCGCAAAAGATTTTAGGAGAGGGCATCGCCATAGAGCCAGTTAATGGTGAGGTCTTTGCTCCTGTTACAGGCGTTGTTTCGCAGATGTTTCGCACCGGACATGCCATCGGATTCACCTCGGAGTCGGGCTTAGAAGTGCTCGTTCACGTCGGAATCGATACCGTAAAGCTCAATGGCGAAGGTTTTAACCCCCTTATCAAAAAGGGAGATGCTGTCACGGCCGGCGATTTGATTTTGAAGTTCGACCTTGCAAAGATTTCGCAGAAGGCAAAATCGACGATAACGCCCATCGTTATTACCAACATGGGGCTTGTAAAATCCATCGACTTTACGAAATCTGGCAGCGTTAAAGAAAATGAAAAACTAATGGAAATCCAACTTTAATCTAACGGGGGCGATAGTATTGATCTCTCAAACTGTTACGTTAACGAATGAAACGGGTATGCACGCAAGACCAGCTGGAATTTTTGTCAAAGCGGCTTCGCAGTTTCAATCTGATATTAAAATCGAAGCAGCCGGACAAGTAGCCAATGGCAAGTCGATTATGAACCTCTTAGGACTTGGCCTAGAAAAAGGAATGAATTTTACGATTCAAGTCGATGGAGCCGACGAGGACGAGGCATTAAGTACCCTTGTCACTCTGATCCAAAAGCAATTCGAGGCATAGAGACACTTAGATGGCACCAAGTCGTTCAGAACTACCATTGAGTGGAACACCTGGCTCACCCGGATTTTGTGTTGGCAGAGCGCTTGTACTCAAACATGACTCATTAGAAGTTGAACAAGTCGCTGGGGCGGGACCATCCCAAGAGTTGTCAAGGCTCCAGAATGCCCTTGAACAGTCGAAGATCGAATTGGGTCGAGTCGTCGAAGTTACCCGAAAGTCGATGGGAGATGATAAGGCTCAAATCTTTGAAGCTCATCTTATGGTTCTTGATGATCCTGAAATCCTTGCTCAGACCGAGAAAATACTTAACTCCGAAAATTCAACGGCTGAATGGGCGTTTTCAAATGTGATGGATCATTTTGAAAATGTATTTAGCTCCATGAAAAATGAGTACATGAGAGAGCGAGCCGCTGACGTACGCGACGTGAAATCTCGGGTCTTGCGTCATTTGCTTAACAAAGACGTGATCGACTTAGTGAATCTTCAAAATGAAGTGGTCTTGGTGGCGGATGACCTCGCCCCTTCAGATACCGCGACTATGAATCGATCGAAGGTGCTCGGGTTTTTAACTAACATTGGTGGCAAGACATCCCATTCAGCGATCATGGCTAGAACCTTAGGGATCCCTGCGGTGGTGGGGCTAAAAGATGCCACCGAAAAAATCAAAACTGGCGACTGGATTGCTTTTGATGGCTCGCAAGGAGTGGCGTATGTTAACCCCCCAACTGCACTAAAGGATCAGTATTTAGGACTTCGGGAAGAATTTCTGAACTACAGAAAGTCTCTACTGGATTTGGTCGGCCAGAAGAGTGTCACGTTAGACGATCATTCCGTCGAGCTAGCCGCAAACATTGGTACAGTCGATGACTTAGAGTTCGTAAAAAAGAACGATGCAGAGGGCGTGGGCCTACTTAGGACGGAGTTCATTTATCTTAATCGTTCGAGCTTCCCGACAGAAGAAGAGCAGTATCAAAGCTACAAACGAATTGTTGAGGGTTTAAAAGGAAAGCCAGTCGTTATACGAACCTTAGACATAGGCGGCGACAAGAACCTGAGTTACTTTGACATAGGAAAAGAACAAAATCCCTTTTTAGGCTATCGAGCCATCCGCATTTGTCTACGTGACAAGCCTCTCTTTCATACCCAGCTGAGAGCACTTCTTCGAGTGGCCCCTCTTGGGGACCTGCGTATCATGTTCCCCATGATTTCTTCTATAGAAGAAGTGGTGCAAGCTAAAAAAGAAGTTCAAATTGTTAAAGCACAGCTCGAAACCGAAGGCTTTAGAGTTGGGAATTTTCAGATCGGAATCATGATCGAGGTTCCTTCGGCAGCTATAATGGCTGATGAGCTTGCCGAGCACGTCGACTTCTTTTCTATCGGTACAAACGACCTCATTCAATACACTTGCGCTGTTGATCGAATGAACCAAAAGATTCAGGATCTCTATAACCCACACCATCCGGCCATATTTCGTTTGATCAATCAAGTTATCAAAGCCGGACATGCCAAGGGTAAGTGGGTAGGCATGTGCGGGGAGATGGCAGGCTCTTCGGAGTTTCTGGCCGTACTTGTAGGTCTTGAGCTCGATGAGCTGAGCATGAACCCATCTAACATTCTTGTGGCTCGAAAGTCGCTAAGAAAGTTAAAATTCAGCGATGCCAAGAATCTTGCCAAACGGATTTTATCTCTTTCTGATTCGAAGCAAATTGAAGAAGAGCTGAGAAAATTCAACAGTTCATTAGAAAAAGCTTAAATCCAGTGAATTCAGCGCCAAGCATCGATGTGGATTTTACTTGGCTTCGGAGACAGCTTTTCCTATCGTCATTTGGCAGCCTTCATAGCCATAAAAGGGTAGAGGAGTTTCACAATGGAAAACTTTGAAATCATCGAAGAGCAAGGATCCCATGAACAGGTTCTTTTTTGCTATAACAAAGATGTGGGTTTAAGGGCTATCATCGCTATTCACAATACAGCTCTTGGGCCTGCCCTCGGTGGAACCCGGATGTGGAATTATGCCTCTGACAAAGAGGCCCTTATCGATGTGCTCCGCCTTTCTCGTGGTATGACCTATAAAGCCGCAGCGGCAGGTCTCAACTTGGGTGGCGGCAAGGCAGTCATCATTGGCGATCCTAGAAAGCAAAAGACAGAGGCTTTATTCAGATGTTTCGGCCAGTATGTTAACTCACTGAACGGGCGATACATAACCGCTGAAGACGTAGGAACTTCTGTTTCTGATATGGAGCACGTATATGCCGAGACTCCATGGGTAACTGGAATACCCGAAGATCTTGGCGGCTCCGGTGACCCCAGCCCCTTTACTGCACATGGCGTATTGATGGGTATTAAGGCATCGGTGAGTAAAAAACTGGGAACTGACAGTCTTAAGGGGCTTCGTGTTCTTGTGCAAGGTTTAGGAAACGTGGGATTGAATTTAGTTAGCTATCTTCATAAGGAAAAAGCTGTCATCACTGTTTCTGATATTGATATTGATAAAGTAAAGCGAACAGAAGAGCAGTTTGGTGTTAAGAGCGTTGCCCCAGATGACATTGTAGCTCAAGAGGCAGAGGTCTTTGCACCTTGCGCTTTAGGAAGCGTTATTAACGACCAAACGATCGATAAACTCAAAGTAAAAATTGTCGCTGGTGGAGCTAACAA is a window encoding:
- a CDS encoding PTS glucose transporter subunit IIA, with product MNRFGSVFATLQKVGQSLMVPVSVLPAAGLLVALGRLLTDFAESSGAEAGSLIHAIGQICFSGGLAIFEQLPVVFAIGVAIGFTGGAGVAGLASVVGYFTMVNVLKVVGTERGLEQAINTGVFGGIIIGLLSARLYTKYHQTRLHPVFGFFAGKRLVPIITAALAIVVALALGFVWPPIQDAINSFGQFVMGSDFGPAFYAAGKRLLIPVGLHHVYYPPFLYEFGEYMTQAGQMVKGETARYFAGDPTAGRFMASEFPIMLFGLPAATLAMYLRAKPARKKAVAGVMFSAALTSIITGITEPIEFAFIFVAPVLYLFHVAAAFASGLLTAAFDIHLGYTFSASLIDYVIGFFNQHNSLYLWIVVGPAIFALYFGVFYWLIKALDLKTPGREDETLTEDVEAIDTRDRSAKAVGVLEALGGPSNLKHIDACITRLRLQVNNPAKVNKEALKSLGATGTMDAGGGNIQVVFGVESDHLKDEIQRIISDGPQLSQTVSSGSENKTQTFSRPTPSARLDIETIFAPMRGRVIRMSDVPDETFSQKILGEGIAIEPVNGEVFAPVTGVVSQMFRTGHAIGFTSESGLEVLVHVGIDTVKLNGEGFNPLIKKGDAVTAGDLILKFDLAKISQKAKSTITPIVITNMGLVKSIDFTKSGSVKENEKLMEIQL
- a CDS encoding integrase; its protein translation is MSILKRFMPTCRRDCLLIALAALTGARATEILNLEKQDFDTNEGSVFIRSVKGGKDREIPLADWLVRELRIYLTDKDGRIFGITYQRFQKIWCNYRPAKKKLHSLRHTFAIRLYAKTKDLRLVQYTLGHRSISNTLIYAEYHYTQSELRKFLI
- a CDS encoding leucine dehydrogenase, encoding MENFEIIEEQGSHEQVLFCYNKDVGLRAIIAIHNTALGPALGGTRMWNYASDKEALIDVLRLSRGMTYKAAAAGLNLGGGKAVIIGDPRKQKTEALFRCFGQYVNSLNGRYITAEDVGTSVSDMEHVYAETPWVTGIPEDLGGSGDPSPFTAHGVLMGIKASVSKKLGTDSLKGLRVLVQGLGNVGLNLVSYLHKEKAVITVSDIDIDKVKRTEEQFGVKSVAPDDIVAQEAEVFAPCALGSVINDQTIDKLKVKIVAGGANNQLAEDRHGGLLKEMGILYAPDFVINAGGLMNVFVELEGYSKERAKAHTLKIYDNVMNCLDISEKENIPTQTAAYRLAERRIEVIGRLKQKHSGLAQRVFGSLKVDGR
- a CDS encoding phosphocarrier protein HPr; the encoded protein is MSQTVTLTNETGMHARPAGIFVKAASQFQSDIKIEAAGQVANGKSIMNLLGLGLEKGMNFTIQVDGADEDEALSTLVTLIQKQFEA
- the ptsP gene encoding phosphoenolpyruvate--protein phosphotransferase; translation: MAPSRSELPLSGTPGSPGFCVGRALVLKHDSLEVEQVAGAGPSQELSRLQNALEQSKIELGRVVEVTRKSMGDDKAQIFEAHLMVLDDPEILAQTEKILNSENSTAEWAFSNVMDHFENVFSSMKNEYMRERAADVRDVKSRVLRHLLNKDVIDLVNLQNEVVLVADDLAPSDTATMNRSKVLGFLTNIGGKTSHSAIMARTLGIPAVVGLKDATEKIKTGDWIAFDGSQGVAYVNPPTALKDQYLGLREEFLNYRKSLLDLVGQKSVTLDDHSVELAANIGTVDDLEFVKKNDAEGVGLLRTEFIYLNRSSFPTEEEQYQSYKRIVEGLKGKPVVIRTLDIGGDKNLSYFDIGKEQNPFLGYRAIRICLRDKPLFHTQLRALLRVAPLGDLRIMFPMISSIEEVVQAKKEVQIVKAQLETEGFRVGNFQIGIMIEVPSAAIMADELAEHVDFFSIGTNDLIQYTCAVDRMNQKIQDLYNPHHPAIFRLINQVIKAGHAKGKWVGMCGEMAGSSEFLAVLVGLELDELSMNPSNILVARKSLRKLKFSDAKNLAKRILSLSDSKQIEEELRKFNSSLEKA